The Streptomyces sp. NBC_01275 genome has a segment encoding these proteins:
- a CDS encoding NAD(P)-dependent oxidoreductase has protein sequence MRVLLIGANGYLGRFVADRLLADPAVQLTALGRGDDADVRFDLATGSPGALTRFLDAVHPQVVVNCAGSTRGGARELTRHNTVAVATVCEALRRSGCGARLVQIGCGAEYGPSQPGSSTAEDAVPRPGGPYGVSKLAATELVLGSGLDAVVLRVFSPAGPGTPAGSPLGRLAEAMRRAMQSGDGELKLAGLGAQRDFIDVRDVARAVHAASLSAAQGVINIGSGRAVRLRDAASVLARVAGYGGSLHELDAPPGGHLRSAIGHPRPDSDHAAPVAYPYPDGCGSWQQADVRTARDRLGWRPRINLEESLADIWMEAACRI, from the coding sequence ATGAGGGTCCTGCTGATCGGAGCCAACGGCTACCTCGGCCGCTTCGTCGCCGACCGTCTGCTCGCCGACCCGGCCGTCCAGCTCACCGCGCTCGGCCGCGGCGACGACGCCGACGTCCGCTTCGACCTCGCGACCGGCAGCCCCGGCGCGCTCACCCGCTTCCTCGACGCGGTCCACCCCCAGGTCGTCGTCAACTGCGCGGGCTCCACCCGCGGCGGCGCCCGCGAACTCACCCGGCACAACACCGTCGCCGTCGCCACCGTCTGCGAGGCCCTGCGCCGCAGCGGGTGCGGAGCGCGGCTGGTGCAGATCGGCTGCGGCGCCGAGTACGGCCCGAGCCAGCCCGGCTCCTCTACCGCCGAGGACGCCGTGCCACGCCCGGGCGGCCCGTACGGCGTCAGCAAACTCGCCGCCACCGAACTGGTCCTGGGATCCGGTCTGGACGCCGTGGTCCTGCGCGTCTTCTCGCCCGCGGGCCCCGGCACCCCCGCCGGCTCCCCGCTCGGCCGCCTCGCGGAGGCCATGCGCCGCGCCATGCAGTCCGGCGACGGCGAGCTCAAGCTCGCCGGTCTGGGCGCCCAGCGCGACTTCATCGACGTCCGCGACGTGGCCCGCGCGGTGCACGCCGCCTCGCTCTCCGCCGCACAGGGCGTCATCAACATCGGCTCGGGGCGTGCCGTCCGCCTGCGCGACGCCGCCTCCGTCCTCGCGCGCGTGGCCGGATACGGCGGCTCCCTCCACGAACTCGACGCCCCGCCCGGCGGCCACCTCAGGTCGGCCATCGGCCACCCCCGCCCTGACTCCGACCATGCCGCGCCGGTCGCGTACCCGTACCCGGACGGCTGCGGCAGCTGGCAGCAGGCCGATGTGCGCACCGCCCGCGACCGGCTCGGCTGGCGGCCCCGGATCAACCTCGAGGAGTCGCTCGCCGACATCTGGATGGAGGCGGCATGTCGTATCTGA
- a CDS encoding spherulation-specific family 4 protein — MSYLTGSPAGAASAGTTDVRVGLGVPGLAHPLLAPTEWGELARPGTPLHWVVLDVADGPGVRPDPHCLEAAGRLRNAGVRVLGRLDTRHGARAFAETLSDAQRYLDWYQVDGFLLARCPTDRAALPEIRRTVTTLGTLRDSPHLVLGHGAHPHPGYAEIADQLVTFSGSWSDYRWSQVAEWTADHPPERFCHFVHGVPRVHLDEALRIARWQGAATIWFTDRGDRGGRADPWETMPGHWDAIVSRIGTGVSE; from the coding sequence ATGTCGTATCTGACCGGCTCCCCGGCGGGCGCCGCGAGCGCCGGCACCACCGACGTCCGCGTCGGCCTCGGCGTCCCCGGCCTCGCCCACCCCCTCCTCGCACCGACCGAATGGGGCGAACTCGCCCGCCCCGGCACACCCTTGCACTGGGTCGTCCTCGATGTCGCCGACGGTCCCGGCGTCCGCCCCGACCCGCACTGTCTGGAGGCCGCCGGCCGACTGCGCAACGCCGGCGTCCGCGTCCTCGGCCGGCTCGACACCCGCCACGGCGCCCGCGCCTTCGCCGAGACGCTCTCCGACGCCCAGCGGTACCTCGACTGGTACCAGGTCGACGGCTTCCTTCTGGCCCGCTGCCCGACCGACCGCGCCGCGCTCCCCGAGATCCGCCGTACGGTCACCACGCTCGGCACGCTCCGGGACTCGCCCCACCTCGTGCTCGGCCACGGCGCCCACCCCCACCCCGGCTACGCCGAGATCGCCGACCAGTTGGTCACCTTCTCCGGCTCCTGGAGCGACTACCGCTGGTCGCAGGTGGCGGAGTGGACCGCGGACCATCCGCCCGAGCGCTTCTGCCACTTCGTGCACGGCGTGCCCCGGGTCCATCTCGACGAGGCGCTGCGCATCGCCCGCTGGCAGGGCGCGGCGACGATCTGGTTCACCGACCGGGGTGATCGCGGCGGTCGGGCCGACCCCTGGGAGACCATGCCCGGCCACTGGGACGCGATCGTCTCGCGGATCGGAACGGGTGTCTCGGAATGA
- the moeZ gene encoding adenylyltransferase/sulfurtransferase MoeZ, with protein sequence MSLPPLVEPASELTVDEVRRYSRHLIIPDVGMDGQKRLKNAKVLCVGAGGLGSPALMYLAAAGVGTLGIVEFDEVDESNLQRQIIHSQADIGRSKAESARDSVLGINPYVKVVLHEERLEAENVMDIFSQYDLIVDGTDNFATRYLVNDAAVLLNKPYVWGSIYRFDGQASVFWSEYGPCYRCLYPEPPPPGMVPSCAEGGVLGVLCASIGSIQVTEAIKVLTGTGESLVGRLMIYDALEMQYRQVKIRKDPNCAVCGDNPTVTELIDYEAFCGVVSEEAQAAAAGSTITPKQLKEWIDDGENIEIIDVREPNEYEIVSIPGAKLIPKNEFLLGTALEGLPQDKKIVLHCKTGVRSAEVLAVLKSAGFSDAVHVGGGVIGWVHQIEPSKPVY encoded by the coding sequence GTGTCGCTGCCACCCCTGGTCGAGCCAGCCTCTGAGCTCACCGTAGACGAGGTCCGCAGGTACTCCCGCCACCTGATCATCCCCGACGTCGGGATGGACGGGCAGAAGCGGCTGAAGAACGCCAAGGTGCTCTGTGTGGGCGCCGGCGGCCTGGGCTCGCCGGCGCTGATGTACCTGGCCGCCGCGGGCGTGGGCACGCTCGGCATCGTGGAGTTCGACGAGGTCGACGAGTCGAACCTGCAGCGCCAGATCATCCACAGCCAGGCCGACATCGGCCGCTCCAAGGCCGAGTCCGCGCGCGACTCCGTCCTCGGCATCAACCCGTACGTCAAGGTGGTCCTTCACGAAGAGCGGCTCGAGGCCGAGAACGTGATGGACATCTTCAGCCAGTACGACCTGATCGTCGACGGCACGGACAACTTCGCGACCCGCTACCTGGTCAACGACGCGGCCGTTCTGCTCAACAAGCCGTACGTGTGGGGCTCGATCTACCGCTTCGACGGCCAGGCCTCCGTGTTCTGGTCCGAGTACGGCCCCTGCTACCGCTGCCTCTACCCGGAGCCGCCGCCGCCGGGCATGGTCCCCTCCTGCGCCGAGGGCGGCGTCCTGGGCGTGCTGTGCGCGTCCATCGGCTCCATCCAGGTCACCGAGGCGATCAAGGTCCTCACCGGCACGGGTGAGTCCCTGGTCGGCCGCCTGATGATCTACGACGCCCTGGAGATGCAGTACCGCCAGGTCAAGATCCGCAAGGACCCGAACTGCGCGGTCTGCGGCGACAACCCGACCGTCACCGAGCTCATCGACTACGAGGCCTTCTGCGGCGTCGTCTCCGAGGAGGCCCAGGCGGCGGCGGCCGGCTCCACGATCACTCCCAAGCAGCTCAAGGAGTGGATCGACGACGGCGAGAACATCGAGATCATCGACGTCCGCGAGCCGAACGAGTACGAGATCGTCTCCATCCCGGGCGCCAAGCTGATCCCCAAGAACGAGTTCCTCCTGGGCACCGCCCTGGAGGGTCTGCCGCAGGACAAGAAGATCGTCCTGCACTGCAAGACGGGTGTCCGCAGTGCGGAAGTCCTCGCGGTCCTGAAGTCCGCGGGCTTCTCGGACGCCGTGCACGTCGGCGGCGGCGTGATCGGCTGGGTCCACCAGATCGAGCCGAGCAAGCCCGTCTACTGA
- a CDS encoding alpha/beta hydrolase has product MARLGRWTALGAVAALLVAGCSSGTSDGGKDDKGGKGSTTGAQPSAGSSATTAALPASLTGQKLDWGRCKATADSAAPGSDWQCATLKAPLDWSKPDGTTIDLALVRAKARGGDGKRIGSLLFNFGGPGGSGVSTLPAFGSTMSSFRDRYDLVSWDPRGVGASEGIRCRANKDIRAAEPIDSTPDTPAEEQAYLQDATDFGKGCEKAAGDLIAHVSTTDTARDMDLMRQVLGDAEMHYFGISYGTELGGVYAHLFPKNVGRLILDAVVDPTADAVGHAENQARGFQRALDDYLKSTGQDPEQGSEKIADLLDRIDADPLPTSDGRKLTQTLAVTGIVLPLYSKEGWPSLTSALKSAQNGDGSELLSLADAYNERDASGNYGTTTHSQRVISCLDDKQRPTPEETKKLLPEFEKISPVFGDFLGWDTAGWCHDWPVTGQYDTPEVSAAGAAPILLVGNTGDPATPYEGARKMADELGKGVGVLLTWKGEGHGAYGSGSDCVDSAVNAYLLNGTVPKDGAVCS; this is encoded by the coding sequence CGTCGGACGGCGGCAAGGACGACAAGGGGGGCAAGGGGAGTACGACCGGAGCGCAGCCGTCGGCCGGTTCCTCGGCCACGACCGCGGCGCTTCCGGCCTCGCTGACCGGTCAGAAGCTCGACTGGGGGCGCTGCAAGGCCACCGCGGACTCCGCCGCGCCGGGCAGCGACTGGCAGTGCGCGACGCTCAAGGCGCCGCTGGACTGGTCGAAGCCGGACGGCACGACCATCGATCTCGCCCTGGTGCGCGCCAAGGCCCGCGGCGGCGACGGCAAGCGGATCGGCTCGCTGCTGTTCAACTTCGGCGGCCCCGGCGGCTCGGGCGTGTCGACGCTCCCGGCCTTCGGCTCCACGATGTCCTCGTTCCGCGACCGCTACGACCTGGTGAGCTGGGACCCGCGCGGGGTCGGCGCCAGCGAGGGCATCCGCTGCCGCGCCAACAAGGACATCCGGGCCGCCGAGCCCATCGACTCCACCCCGGACACCCCGGCCGAGGAACAGGCGTACCTCCAGGACGCCACCGACTTCGGCAAGGGCTGCGAGAAGGCCGCCGGTGATCTGATCGCGCATGTCTCGACGACCGACACCGCGCGGGACATGGATCTGATGCGCCAGGTCCTCGGAGACGCCGAGATGCACTACTTCGGCATCTCCTACGGCACCGAACTGGGCGGCGTGTACGCCCACTTGTTCCCGAAGAACGTGGGACGCCTGATCCTCGACGCGGTCGTCGACCCGACCGCAGACGCGGTGGGCCACGCCGAGAACCAGGCGCGGGGATTCCAGCGGGCGCTCGACGACTACCTCAAGTCGACCGGCCAGGACCCCGAGCAGGGCAGCGAGAAGATCGCGGACCTCCTGGACCGGATCGACGCCGACCCGCTGCCGACGTCGGACGGGCGCAAGCTGACCCAGACGCTCGCCGTGACCGGCATCGTCCTGCCGCTCTACAGCAAGGAGGGCTGGCCGAGTCTGACCAGCGCCCTGAAGTCGGCGCAGAACGGGGACGGCTCCGAACTGCTGTCGCTCGCCGACGCGTACAACGAGCGGGACGCCTCGGGGAACTACGGCACGACGACCCATTCCCAACGGGTCATATCGTGCTTGGACGACAAGCAGCGGCCCACGCCCGAGGAGACCAAGAAGCTGCTGCCGGAGTTCGAGAAGATCTCGCCCGTGTTCGGCGACTTCCTCGGCTGGGACACGGCCGGCTGGTGCCACGACTGGCCGGTGACCGGGCAGTACGACACACCGGAGGTGAGCGCGGCGGGCGCGGCGCCGATCCTGCTGGTCGGCAATACCGGGGACCCGGCGACGCCCTACGAGGGCGCCCGGAAGATGGCGGACGAACTGGGCAAGGGCGTCGGAGTGCTGCTCACCTGGAAGGGCGAGGGACACGGTGCGTACGGGAGCGGGAGCGACTGCGTCGACTCGGCGGTGAACGCGTATCTGCTGAACGGCACCGTGCCGAAGGACGGCGCTGTCTGCTCATGA